The Pukyongia salina genome segment CTCGATACTCATAATCTGCTTCCGAAGCTTTTTATCCGGAAGGAATATATTGATAATGTTGTTCTTGGATTTGCTCATTTTGCTGCCATCGGTACCGGGAACGAGTTTAGTCTCCTCCCTTACCTTTCCTTCGGGAAGAACGAAAACTTCTCCCATCCTGGTGTGGAGCCTGCTCGCTACATCGCGAGTAATTTCCATATGCTGCATCTGATCCTTTCCCACTGGGACGATCTGCGCATCGTACAACAATATATCGGCTGCCATAAGCATGGGGTAGGTAAACAATCCTGCATTAACATCTTCCAAACGATCTGCCTTGTCCTTAAAAGAATGTGCAAGGGTTAAGCGCTGATAGGGGAAGAAACAACTTAAATACCAGGACAACTCGGTCACTTGTGGGATATCACTTTGGCGGTAGAAAATAGTTTTATCTGTGTCCAGCCCAAAGGCAAGCCAAGCGGCAGCTGTGCTGTAGGTATTTTGCTTTAGTGTTTGCGGATCCTTGATCTGAGTGAGGGAATGCATATTGGCAATGAACAGAAAAGATTCGTTAGCGGGATCGTTGGCCATTTCGATGGCTGGTAATATCGCTCCTAATATGTTCCCTAAATGAGGGGTTCCGGTACTTTGTATTCCTGTTAGAATTCTCGACATAATATTTTGGCTACCAAAAGGGGAATGGACTGTATTAATTTGAAATTTCCGCAAAGTTAAATTATTTGAGGTATTTGAATCACTCAAATCACTATTTTTGGTCTTTCATGAGATTCTTCACAAATATTTTTCTTCTATTATACCGCATCTGGTTTTATATCCTGGTAGCCGTACCCATCCTAATACTATTTCCAGTTTTAATAGTGAGTATTGCATACGAGCGGTGGTACCCGTTTTTTTTCAGGCTGGCGCGAATATGGGCAAAATTTATACTAGTGGGCATGGGGCTGTATCCTGTTGTGAAGAGGGATTTCAGAATAAAAAAAGGACATAGTTATATGCTTGTTGCTAACCACACGTCCATGACAGATATTATGCTCATGCTCTATCTTTCCAAAAATCCGTTTGTCTTTGTAGGGAAAAAGGAGCTGGCCAAGATCCCATTGTTCGGATTCTTTTACAAGCGTACCTGCATTCTGGTGGACAGGGGGAGTGCCAAAAGCAGGCATGATGTATTTATCCGGGCTCAGAAGAAACTCAATCAGGGTTTAAGTGTTTGCATCTTTCCAGAGGGAGGTGTGCCCGATGACAAAAATATTCTCCTCGACGAATTCAAGGACGGGGCCTTCAGGTTGGCCATAGAACATAAAATTCCAGTTATACCTATCACCCTGCACGATAATAAAAAACGGTTTTCGTACGATATCTTTTCAGAAGGAGGCCCAGGCAAATTGCGCGTTAGGATACACCAGGAAATTCCCACCGGTATACTGGACCTTGAAGACAAGCGAATGCTAAAACTACAGGTTAGAGAAATCATACTCAAGGAACTTCAGCATCCATCCATTCCATAAAAAAACCGTTCTATGGCGAAAGAACGGTTTTTCTAATCATTGTCTGTTTGGTAACCCAAACCTAACCAACTAAAAAACTAACCTAAAACTTAAAACTCAATCCCGTGTAAACTCCCATGTAGAAAGGATTAAAATCTACAGAAGGGTCACTGTAAGGATTAAGTTGGTACTTAAACATAGGCTCAATATTAAACTTTAACCTTTTTGAGAATTTATAGTCGAAGCCCAAACCAATATTGGTTGTAAAGCTCAATGAATTCAAATTATTTGCTTCTCCGAGAACGCTTCTGAAATCTCCGGCCTCAACCGAAATCTCACTATCTCCAAGAAATAAGGTGCTAAATCCTCCTATCATGTGTACTCCAAATTTTGTATCTACCAGGGCGTACTTAAGCTCCATAGGAACTTCATAATACCGTATGCTTTGGTTTATAAAAGCGTCTGCTCCACCTGCCTTTGGGGTAATCGTTCCAAACCCACCTTCGGGGTTAGGCCGTATAGTTCCTTTATCTACTGCTGTTAGCACCTGCCCACTCTGGCGGCCGTAATTAACAGATTTAAGGGCGGCACTTACGGGCCCACTACCTAATTCCACATCGGCTGTGCTGTAGCTTAAATTCACATTGTTAATCCCGGTACGCACACTTAATTTTTCCGATATGGCGTAACTCACACCCGCTCCATAGCTAAGGTTTACGTCACCACTCTGGGCGTTATCTGCAAATGAGGGATCTAAGGATGATCCGTTTCCGAAGGAACTATAGTAAACAGG includes the following:
- the trpS gene encoding tryptophan--tRNA ligase, translated to MSRILTGIQSTGTPHLGNILGAILPAIEMANDPANESFLFIANMHSLTQIKDPQTLKQNTYSTAAAWLAFGLDTDKTIFYRQSDIPQVTELSWYLSCFFPYQRLTLAHSFKDKADRLEDVNAGLFTYPMLMAADILLYDAQIVPVGKDQMQHMEITRDVASRLHTRMGEVFVLPEGKVREETKLVPGTDGSKMSKSKNNIINIFLPDKKLRKQIMSIETDSTPLEEPKDPDTCNVFALYRLMASEVQIKEMRANYEGGGYGYGHAKQALYELILERFAKPRETYNHYMTHQDELENILLSGAKKASVVADKVLDRVRAKLGY
- a CDS encoding lysophospholipid acyltransferase family protein, yielding MRFFTNIFLLLYRIWFYILVAVPILILFPVLIVSIAYERWYPFFFRLARIWAKFILVGMGLYPVVKRDFRIKKGHSYMLVANHTSMTDIMLMLYLSKNPFVFVGKKELAKIPLFGFFYKRTCILVDRGSAKSRHDVFIRAQKKLNQGLSVCIFPEGGVPDDKNILLDEFKDGAFRLAIEHKIPVIPITLHDNKKRFSYDIFSEGGPGKLRVRIHQEIPTGILDLEDKRMLKLQVREIILKELQHPSIP